The following coding sequences are from one Shewanella eurypsychrophilus window:
- a CDS encoding MipA/OmpV family protein, with product MKNYSLLIATSLSLTLYSGLIFSSEHSDADEMNQTDEKMAPIYATQFQSENWGLGIGIRRGDIPYAVDDDEVHDVLPLIKYRNDYFFINGMEAGVHLWSNDEHQVNAYTRFRFVDIPQELQNKSQSQAFDFGLQYRFFHDAWESDIAFMSDSNKHSYGYARTQYHWEHGDWYLNPYAEFHWKSAEFNQHYYGLDQYDVDGGIEFNAGIKARYHLYSNLYLLGQFGVGRIDDETANLPTMDTQYQYESFLGFGFFPDFSNKSTKSKATKVKPVSSSSSDDEFLRIAHGWATPSNLNEILSWQTRTDPYNNQLTSIFYGTRLTESLFNFPIELYFTPGAVWHHDSEVQSNLAEGVIAIKAFYTFEFGPRWRLGVAEGLSYVSSVTHIEGSELDEKGYKPSKLLNYLDFSLDLNMGDLFNSSSLDNMWMGYSIHHRSGIYEKSSAFGRIGGGSNYQTLYLQWHF from the coding sequence ATGAAAAATTACTCTCTACTTATAGCTACCTCTCTTTCACTCACACTTTATAGCGGGCTAATTTTTTCATCAGAACACAGCGATGCTGATGAAATGAATCAAACCGATGAGAAAATGGCACCTATTTACGCTACTCAATTTCAATCAGAAAACTGGGGCTTAGGTATAGGTATTCGTAGGGGGGATATTCCCTATGCTGTAGATGATGATGAAGTCCACGATGTGCTTCCCTTGATTAAGTACCGTAACGATTACTTTTTCATTAATGGTATGGAGGCAGGGGTTCACCTTTGGAGCAACGATGAACACCAAGTCAATGCCTATACCCGTTTCAGGTTTGTCGACATCCCACAGGAATTACAAAACAAATCTCAATCTCAGGCTTTTGACTTCGGTTTACAGTACCGTTTTTTTCACGATGCCTGGGAGTCCGATATTGCCTTCATGTCTGACTCCAATAAACACAGTTATGGTTATGCTCGAACCCAATATCATTGGGAGCATGGCGATTGGTACCTCAACCCCTACGCCGAATTCCACTGGAAGAGTGCCGAGTTCAATCAACATTACTACGGACTAGATCAATATGATGTCGATGGAGGCATTGAGTTCAATGCAGGTATTAAAGCTAGGTACCATCTCTATAGTAACTTATACCTATTAGGCCAATTCGGTGTCGGGCGAATTGATGATGAAACTGCAAACCTGCCGACCATGGATACTCAATATCAATATGAGTCATTCTTAGGTTTCGGCTTCTTTCCTGACTTCAGTAACAAGAGTACAAAAAGTAAGGCGACTAAAGTAAAGCCAGTGAGCTCATCAAGCAGTGATGACGAATTTTTGCGTATCGCACACGGCTGGGCAACCCCCTCTAACCTCAATGAGATACTGTCATGGCAAACACGTACCGATCCCTATAACAATCAGCTGACCTCAATATTTTACGGAACACGCCTGACCGAAAGCTTATTTAACTTTCCGATAGAGCTTTACTTCACCCCAGGTGCGGTATGGCACCACGATTCAGAAGTACAGAGTAATTTGGCTGAAGGTGTTATCGCGATAAAAGCCTTCTATACCTTCGAGTTCGGTCCGAGGTGGCGATTAGGTGTCGCTGAAGGCTTATCCTATGTCTCCAGTGTCACTCATATAGAAGGGAGTGAACTCGATGAGAAGGGCTATAAGCCCTCTAAATTACTCAACTATCTCGATTTCTCATTAGATCTGAATATGGGCGATCTATTTAATAGCAGTTCATTAGATAATATGTGGATGGGTTACAGCATACATCATAGATCGGGGATTTATGAGAAGAGCTCTGCCTTCGGCCGTATTGGCGGCGGCAGTAACTATCAAACTTTATATCTACAGTGGCACTTCTAA